In a genomic window of Muntiacus reevesi chromosome 1, mMunRee1.1, whole genome shotgun sequence:
- the DUSP28 gene encoding dual specificity phosphatase 28 — protein MGRGGLRDRGASAGHPTAQSKTSGPGAREPAMDPAQAGRRADATAPPPPFVRVAPSLFLGSSRAAAAPEPLARAGVTLCVNVSRQQPGPGAPGVAELRVPVFDDPAEDLLAHLEPTCAAMEAAVRAGGACLVYCKNGRSRSAAVCTAYLMRHRGLSLERAFRTVKSARPVAEPNPGFWAQLQKYEEALQSRSLLPREPSGPSEP, from the exons ATggggaggggcggcctgagggaCCGGGGGGCGTCGGCCGGCCACCCGACTGCCCAAAGTAAGACTTCCGGGCCGGGCGCCCGGGAGCCGGCCATGGACCCGGCACAGGCCGGACGGCGCGCGGATGCCACGGCGCCCCCGCCGCCTTTCGTGCGCGTCGCCCCCTCGCTCTTCCTCGGGAGCTCGCGCGCCGCGGCCGCGCCGGAGCCGCTGGCGCGCGCGGGCGTCACCCTGTGCGTCAACGTCTCGCGCCAGCAGCCCGGCCCGGGCGCGCCCGGCGTCGCCGAGCTGCGCGTGCCCGTGTTCGACGACCCGGCGGAGGACCTGCTAGCGCACCTAGAGCCCACTTGCGCCGCCATGGAAGCCGCGGTGCGCGCCGGCGGCGCCTGCCTCGTCTACTGCAAGAACGGCCGCAGCCGCTCGGCCGCCGTCTGCACCGCCTACCTGATGCGTCACCGCGGCCTCAGCCTGGAGCGGGCCTTCCGG ACGGTGAAGAGCGCCCGCCCAGTTGCCGAGCCCAACCCGGGCTTCTGGGCCCAGCTCCAGAAGTACGAGGAGGCCCTGCAGTCGCGGTCCCTCCTTCCCAGGGAGCCCTCGGGCCCAAGTGAGCCCTGA
- the RNPEPL1 gene encoding aminopeptidase RNPEPL1, whose protein sequence is MAAQCCCRKAPGAEAAPARPPPEPPPALDVASASSAQLFRLRHLQLGLELRPEARELAGCLVLELCARRPAPRALVLDAHPALRLHSAAFRRAPAAAATAAEPPCAFAFAAPGPGPAPPPPLPAFCEAPGAEPACCPLAFRVDPFTDYGSSLTVTLPPELQAHQPFQVILRYTSTDAPAIWWLDPELTYGSAKPFVFTQGHSVCNRSFFPCFDTPAVKCTYSAVVKAPSGVQVLMSATQSTYVEEEGVYRFHMEHPVPAYLVALVAGDLQPADIGPRSRVWAEPCLLPTATSKLSGAVEQWLSAAERLYGPYLWGRYDIVFLPPSFPIVAMENPCLTFIISSILESDEFLVIDVIHEVAHSWFGNAVTNATWEEMWLSEGLATYAQRRITTETHGAAFTCLETAFRLDALHRQMKLLGEDSPVSKLQVKLEPGVNPSHLMNLFTYEKGYCFVYYLSQLCGDPQRFDDFLRAYVDKYKFTSVVAQDLLDSFLTFFPELKEQSVDCRAGLEFERWLNATGPPLAEPDLSQGSSLTRPVEALFQLWTAEPLDQAAASASAIDISKWRTFQTALFLDRLLDGSPLPQEVVMSLSKCYSSLLDSMNAEIRIRWLQIVVRNDYYPDLHRVRRFLESQMSRMYTIPLYEDLCTGALKSFALEVFYQTQGRLHPNLRRTIQQILSQGLGPGTEPSGATADSEPGLLLGDEAPGGAISLRDVNVSA, encoded by the exons ATGGCGGCGCAGTGCTGCTGCCGCAAGGCGCCCGGCGCCGAGgccgcgcccgcccgcccgccgcccgaGCCGCCGCCCGCCCTGGACGTGGCCTCGGCCTCCAGTGCTCAGCTCTTCCGCCTCCGCCACCTGCAGCTCGGCCTGGAGCTGCGGCCCGAGGCGCGCGAGCTGGCCGGCTGCCTGGTGCTCGAGCTGTGCGCGcggcgccccgcgccccgcgcgcTCGTGCTCGACGCGCACCCGGCCCTGCGCCTGCACTCGGCCGCCTTCCGccgcgcccccgccgccgccgccaccgccgccgagCCGCCCTGCGCCTTCGCCTTTGCTGCCCCCGGGCCGGGACCCgcaccgccgccgccgctgcccgcCTTCTGCGAGGCGCCCGGCGCGGAGCCCGCCTGCTGCCCGCTGGCCTTCAGGGTGGACCCGTTCACCGACTATGGCTCCTCGCTCACCGTCACGCTGCCCCCTGAGCTGCAGGCGCACCAGCCCTTCCAGGTCATCCTGCGCTACACCTCGACCGACGCCCCCGCC ATCTGGTGGCTGGACCCAGAGCTGACCTACGGCAGTGCCAAGCCCTTCGTGTTCACCCAGGGCCACTCCGTCTGCAACCGGTCCTTCTTCCCGTGCTTCGACACGCCTGCCGTCAAGTGCACCTACTCGGCCGTGGTCAAG GCCCCGTCGGGGGTGCAGGTCCTGATGAGCGCCACGCAGAGCACCTACGTGGAGGAGGAGGGCGTCTACCGCTTCCACATGGAGCACCCAGTGCCTGCCTACCTCGTGGCCCTCGTGGCCGGGGACCTCCAGCCCGCAGACATCGGGCCCAG GAGCCGCGTGTGGGCCGAGCCGTGCCTCCTGCCCACGGCCACCAGCAAGCTGTCGGGCGCAGTGGAGCAGTGGCTGAGCGCGGCCGAGCGGCTCTACGGGCCCTACCTGTGGGGCAG GTATGACATCGTCTTCCTGCCCCCGTCCTTCCCCATCGTGGCCATGGAGAACCCCTGCCTCACCTTCATCATCTCCTCCATCCTGGAGAGCGATGAGTTCCTGGTCATCGATGTCATCCATGAGGTGGCCCACAGCTGGTTCGGGAATGCCGTCACCAACGCCACGTGGGAGGAGATGTGGCTGAGCGAGGGCCTGGCCACCTACGCCCAGCGGCGGATCACCACTGAGACCCATG GTGCGGCCTTCACCTGTCTGGAGACAGCCTTCCGCCTGGACGCCCTGCACAGGCAGATGAAGCTTCTCGGAGAGGACAGCCCGGTCAGCAAGCTGCAGGTCAAGCTGGAGCCAG GCGTGAACCCCAGCCACCTGATGAACCTGTTCACCTACGAGAAGGGCTACTGCTTCGTGTACTACCTGTCCCAGCTCTGCGGGGACCCCCAGCGCTTTGACGACTTCCTCCGA GCCTACGTGGACAAGTACAAGTTCACCAGCGTGGTGGCCCAGGACCTGCTGGACTCCTTTCTGACCTTTTTCCCGGAGCTGAAGGAGCAGAGCGTGGACTGCCGGGCAG GGCTGGAGTTCGAGCGCTGGCTGAATGCCACGGGCCCTCCGCTGGCCGAGCCGGACCTGTCTCAGGGATCCAGCCTGACCCGGCCCGTGGAGGCCCTCTTCCAGCTGTGGACCGCCGAGCCCCTGGACCAGGCAGCCGCCTCTGCCAGCGCCATCGACATCTCCAAGTGGAGGACCTTCCAGACGGCGCTCTTCCTGGACCGGCTGCTGGACGGGTCCCCGCTGCCCCAGG AGGTGGTGATGAGCCTGTCCAAGTGCTACTCCTCACTGCTGGACTCCATGAACGCCGAGATCCGCATCCGCTGGCTACAGATCGTGGTCCGCAACGACTACTACCCCGATCTCCACAGGGTCCGGCGCTTCCTGGAGAGCCAG ATGTCGCGCATGTACACCATCCCACTATACGAGGACCTGTGCACCGGCGCCCTCAAGTCCTTCGCCCTGGAGGTCTTCTACCAGACGCAGGGCCGGCTGCACCCCAACCTGCGGCGGACCATCCAGCAGATCCTATCGCAGGGCCTGGGCCCCGGCACGGAGCCGAGCGGGGCCACGGCGGACTCGGAGCCGGGCCTGCTGCTTGGGGATGAGGCCCCGGGCGGCGCCATCTCTCTCAGGGACGTCAACGTGTCTGCATAG